The sequence CTTATTAAGGGTAGAATTGAAATAATTTGAGTGAAGGAGGGTAAGATAGTAAATTCACACATTACGtggatatttttttttatataaaaagagAGCGTCTTTCAGCTGAGAGAAACCGGCGTTTTGCTTAGAGAGAAATTTCCTACTTGAAAAATTTTCCAGATTTTCCATTACGGAAAAAATTTTCGTTTCTTCCTTTTTCCAATTTGATGATGATTATGAAGATAATCAGTAGTGATTCGTCTCGAGATTTTTGTTCTACTTGATTCATATTcgtttctttgttttctttgatCGAAACTCTGTTTTTTTCCGGGAAAATTCTACCGCCATGGGAAAGCTTTCCTTCAAGGATTCGCTTAAAGCACTTGAAGCCGATGTCCAGCATGCCAATACGCTGTaaccctctttttttttttctttacgaatcgaaatttttcttaaattttttgtttttttgtacCTTTTTTTGGCTATAAATCCTTGAGAATTAACAAACTGATTCTGATGTGTGTATGGCTTGATTTACTTTGTTAACTATCTATTGCTTGTTTTGGTTAGATACTTGTTATACTGTCTACAGTATAATTGACTGTTTACTTCTTGAAACTGTGTACATTGTTGAATGTTGGATAAGGAGTGTTAATGTCCTTTAATGAAATGTCGAATCGAATTTAGAATGTTCTTAATTGCTGCATAGTTGTTTGGTTTCGTGATTGGGGTTGTGGAGTTTAATTAATTGTGGTTTTTATCAGGAATAGTAAGGaattttgattattgtttgCTTTTATGTCGGCTGTGTAAACGTTGAGAAGTAGGTAACTGAAGAAATATCTGAATTTTGGGGAGGGGCAAAGTGATGGAAAATTCGTATGAATTAGCATTGAAATTTTGATGATTGTTTTGAATTGGTCAAATTTTCTTAAACTCTGTTTATTCGTTTgatctttttttcccttttgtcTGCAGTGCTTTAGACTGTCCAAGAGAGAGTGATGGAGCTTGTGTTCAAATGAGATTATCATACAGCCCTGCTGCtcctttgtttctttttcttgttcaaTGGACTGATTGTTACCTTGCTGGTGCATTGGGGTTGTTAAGAATCCTTCTCTATGTGGTATGTATGCCTTTTTCATTTTGGTTCTATTTGGCACTAATTACCAGTTGTGTTTATGTTGGCTTAATTCTTTATTAATTTAGTGAAGCCCTTATCTTTACTAACTTTAAATTATATCTGGATTGACAATTAAATaactttttgaaaaagaaaaaaaagtccGATGTTCGAATGTTCTATTTCTTGACAATGGAGGTTATTACCATTTGATTAGTTCTTGTATTGTGGAACCATGCTATGATGCAGACTTATCCCGATGGAAAGACCACCATGTCAATTTATGAGAGAAAAGCAAGCATTAAAGAATTTTATGGTGAGTGAATACCACCTAAGTGACTTTTTACTTTGTTAAGTTAATTTTGGTGCTATGAATCTGTTTTGGAACTTAGCTTTCCAAActttcttgttctttttctgGTTGTGGTTTTAATTGACTGACATTCTCATCCACAGTGGTAATCTtcccttctcttcttcaacttcAAAAAGGCATCACAGAATTGGAAGATAGGAAGCAAAAAGAGGTCTGCAATGCCAGGTACAGCAGAAGGGATGAATTTGGAAGGGGGAAACTGTCCGAAATCGACATAGAAAGAGAGAAGGAGTGTGGAATTTGTATGGAGTTTAACGGCATGGTTGTTTTGCCCAACTGCAACCATTCTCTGTGCTTGAAGTGTTATCGAGACTGGTAAGCATTTGCATTTGTATGTGATTAAAGCCTTCTTTGATACTAAGTCTAGCTCAGCCGTAATTGACATGCACTCCATCCCAAGTTGAACATaatgaaaacaaataaaaacaaaacaatggaTTTAACATATATGTCGGCAAGTGGAAGTAGTTCCAGACAAAAC comes from Cucumis melo cultivar AY chromosome 12, USDA_Cmelo_AY_1.0, whole genome shotgun sequence and encodes:
- the LOC103497086 gene encoding E3 ubiquitin-protein ligase AIRP2, producing the protein MGKLSFKDSLKALEADVQHANTLALDCPRESDGACVQMRLSYSPAAPLFLFLVQWTDCYLAGALGLLRILLYVTYPDGKTTMSIYERKASIKEFYVVIFPSLLQLQKGITELEDRKQKEVCNARYSRRDEFGRGKLSEIDIEREKECGICMEFNGMVVLPNCNHSLCLKCYRDWRGRSQSCPFCRDSLKRVNSGDLWIFTDKSEMIDLNSILHDNCKRLFAYIDKLPLVVPDPVFLPIDSHIR